The genome window TAATGGAGTATCTTGCCGGTAAGAAAATTTTTGACTGGATAAGCGATCTTAGAGAAGGTGGGAGTGCATCCGAACTAAAAGCGGTCATAAAAAAAGTGCTTTCTGACTGTCATAGGTTGGATATAGCAGGAATTGATCATGGAGAGCTAAGCAACATCACAAAGCATGTTATTGTTGGAAAATCAATCAAGATCATTGATTTTGAAAGCTCAAGCCTTGAGCGAAGAGTATCAAATGTTACATCAGCTACACAAGCCATTTTCATTGGATCAGGCCTTGCAAAAAAAGTACAAAAAATTTACAGTGTTCCACCAAGACCGAAAATTATTAACGCATTACGGGAATATAAGAAACAACAAACACAGCAAAGTTTTGATAATGTGCTTAGAATACTAAAACTCTGAGTTGTCAGAAAAAGCAATAAGATTTTTAAAAAAAGATCCAAGGATGGCTAAAATAATTTATCAAGTTGGAGAGTACAAAATCAGTCTTGTGAAAAATCCATACAGATCTTTGATTGATTCAATCATAACACAGCAGCTTTCTGGCGCAGCTGCGGATTCAATTTCAAAAAAATTCCAGAAGATATACCAAAGGTATCCAAAGCCAGTCGAGGTGATCAATACTTCTGATTCCAAACTTAGAGCAGCAGGACTATCAAAGATGAAAGTAGATTATATCAAAGACTTGTCAGAAAAGATTCAGTCAAAGGAGCTCAGGCTCAGATCACTAAGGGACAAGTCAGATGAGGAGGTAATATCACACTTGACACAGGTCAAAGGAATTGGCAGGTGGACCGCGGAGATGTTTCTAATTTTTTCACTTGGTAGGCTTGATGTTCTGCCAGTTGGTGATTTGGGCCTCAAAAAAGGCATTCAACGCCTTTACTCCATGCCTGATCTTCCTGAAAAAGAGGAAATTGAGAAAATCGCTGAGAAATGGCGCCCATATAGGACGGTTGCAACGTGGTACATTTGGAAAAGCCTGAATCAGTTTGGCAAAATAGGATAAAACTAGAATTGAATAGCACCTTTTATTATTACGAAGAAGGACTTAATGAGGTTGCAAAGCGTAATTCTTGTTTTGGCTGTAATTGTCATGATGTTTGCTGTAAGCTCAGCTTGCACCATGCATCTTGCATATGCAGAAGAGATTCCAAATTCCATAAAAAACAAAATCAGTTCCTGGGTTTCAAATCAGAGGGCAGACGATTTTTCTGATGCCATGACTAGTCTCAGCAATCTTGAAATTCTCAAAGCTAAGATCACATCAAAACAAAACATCTACTCTTTGCCAAGTTATGGTGAAACTACTTTTATCAAGATCTCAGGAAAGACTGGCGAGCATGGTGAGGCAAAATACGTGACCCTTGTCGTAGTAGATCCAGATGGTACAAAATCAGAATACACCATTCCGGTGCTGGAGAGCGGGACATATTACACGATGATTCCCTTAACTCATAACTCGCCAAAGGGAACTTACATCATAACAGCGCAGTATGAGGAAAAAAGGCTTCCAGAATCATACTTTTATGTAGAGTATCCAAACGCGATAGTCCCAACCTGGGTCACAAGTGTTGCAAAATGGTGGCTTGAGGAAAAAATTACAGATGAGGATTTTCTTGCTGGAATTAACTACCTAATTAACAACAAAATAATCAGGTTTGGCGCAGGTGATACAGTTCAGGAATCCGTATTGAATGTAAGTGTGGACGGGCAAAAAGCAGTTAGACGTGGAACCACTCAAAATATTTCAGTCCACGTTACAGATGCAGGCAGCCCAGTGGATGGCGCAACCGTGTTTGTACGGGTGGAAGATTACGGTGAAGACGTTTTTGAAGAATTCAATGGATTCACAGATTCCAGAGGAGAATACAGTGTTTCATGGGAGATCAGCGAGGACTTTCCAAATCTCAAAACCCTGCTAGTATATGTAGATGTGACTGACGGACTGTCATCTATCACCAAGGTGTTTACATTTGAGGTGTATTGCCTGTGCGGGGAGCCAAACTGTAAGTGTCGTACTTGAAAATGATGGGACCGGTGAGATTTGAACTCACGATCTCTAGCACCCCAGGCTAGCATCTTAACCAAGCTGGACTACGGCCCCTCAAAACTTGGAGCGAATTATGAAATTATAAATCGTAGGTTCGGCTAACAGAGATCATGAAACTCTGCTCCATTTGTCACAAGATTTCTGCGACAGATGATGATCACCTTCACTGTAAAGAAAAGCTGAGAATTGAGCTGGAGGCAGAGGACTTCAAAAATAGCATTCCTGAAAAACTAGACATTGCAAGAAACGCAGGCGATGTTCAAACAGACATCAAGGCATTGCTTGGCCACATGTCAAGAGAAAAGAAGGCAGAATCATAACCATTTTTCTAGTCGTTCTTTTTCGAATTGTTCCTTTTCTACCATGTGTTCAGTTGCCGGCTTGTCAAGCCGGGTTATTGGATTTGGCTCTGCAAACATGTCGACGTAAATATATCCGGCAGTAGTTCCCATCTCAACAAAACAGCCCCCCTTTCCTTCGAAAATTGAATTTGCTTTTTCTTTCCTAATTTGAGAAATTATGTCTTGTGCAACTGCAATACCTTGGCCTTCTGCAAATATCCCAGCCTTTGGTACTGCAATTTTTTCTGTAGCCATCATGTTTGTGACATCACCAATGGCATAGACCTTGTCGAATTGCGTCTTGCAGTCCCGCTTCACAGGGATGAATGTCCCTTCTTGTGCGAGTCCGGCGTCATAGATTATTTGTGGTGCCTTGTGCGGCGGAACGGCAATCAGTAAATCAAAATTTGCAGTACTTTGATCTTCGAATTTTAACGTGTTTTGCTCGACTGACATGATTTTGTGCGATCCGTGAAACTTGATGTTTTCTGATTCTAAGATGTCCAAGAGTTGTTTGCTTACCTCAGGCCCTGCTGCGGGAAGCGTGATTGGACCCAAACTGTAAAAATCAATCGAGATGTTTTTTCTAGTTCCAATCTCTTGTAGCATAGAACTGATAATCAGTGCAGCTTCAAACGGAGCAGGCGGACACTTGTACGGCATTCCAGTAATTGCAAAGACAATCTTGCCTGATTTCATATCAAGTATTTTTTGCCTGATCTTTGACACGTGTTCCAAATCATATAGGATCATTCCGTTTGCAGAAAGGCCTGTGATTTTTTCAGGCGCAAGTTCAACTCCTGCTGCAACAATCAGATAATCGTAGGAGAGTTCCTTTGTGGCTGTTTTTACTTTTTTTTGGCCTGTATCGATTAGTGTTACTTGTTCGTTTACAAAATCAATTCCTTTCTTCACTATTGTATTCAAAGGTCTTTTTGAGGTCTCGAATTTTCTTGTCCCCTTTATGATCCAAAGCTTAACCAGATCCATCATGAAATAGTCCTTCCTGTCAATAATGGTAATTTTTACATCAGATGGAAGGTTTGCCCGCAATTCGTTTGCGGCTGCAAGTCCGCCAAATCCTCCGCCGATAATGAGAATTCGTAATGCCATTCTAGCGTTCTTGTGTCACGGGTCTGATCAGAATTTCGTTTACGTTTACGTGGCTTGGGGCTTCTACCGCATACAGGATTGCATTTGCAATGTCTTCTCCTTGTAATGCCTCCATCTTTTTTGTAGACTCGACAAATGATTTGAGGTTGTCATCCGTTATGGTGTTTGTGAGCTCAGTTGCTACAACGCCTGGCTCAACACATGTTACCCGTATTCCAGAGCGCTGGCTGAATTCCTGCCTTAGTCCTTCGCTTATGGCAGTTACTGCGTGCTTTGTTGCACAGTAGACGGTTCCTGAAGGAAACACGATTCTTCCTGCAACAGATGAAATGTTGACAATGTGTCCTGATTTTTTTGCATACATGTGCGGGATCACGGCAGCAGTGCAATAAAGCACGCCTTTTATGTTGACATCAATCATTTGATCCCATTCGTTTACTTTGAGATTTTTCATAAAACTCAATGGCATCAAGCCGGCGTTGTTTACTAGAATATCTACCGTTCCCCATTTTTTGATCACAGCGTCAACAAACGAGTCACATTCTGATTTTTTTGTCACGTCAAGTTTTTGGGCAAAGACCTCTCCCCCGTTTTTAGTAATTTGATCTTTCAAGGATTCCAATTTATCGGTACGCCTTGCACCAATTGCCACCTTTGCGCCCGCCTTTGATAATGCTAGGGCAGTTACGTATCCAATTCCGCTACTTGCGCCGGTAACTATGGCAATTTTATCTTTTATCATTACATCCAGTTTGGTTCTGATCGTTGTTTTATGTTTTTGCAAAAACTTTACGGTTTATTAGATGACAAAACCAAATGTAGCCATTGAAGAAGGTCGATTGCGCATACTGTGGCAATGAAACAGAGTTACCGTTTGAATGCAATTACTGCAAAGATTCTTTCTGCTCTGAGCACAGGCTGCCAGAAGAACACAGATGTGTCAAGCTGTCCCAGATCAGAGCAAAACGGTTTGGACAAAAAAGCATAATCAGAGAGCAAAAGGGCGGAATTTTCAAAAAAATATTTCATAGACGGAAAAACTAGTACAGTGATCTGCCAGGCTTTAGTTTTGAGAGTCTTGCCTGATAGAACAATGCTGCAGCAAGTGCAAACAAGACAAGCGCTGTAAGCCAGTGCGCAGTAATCAAGGTCAGATAGGCAATCGCAAACCCAATAGAAAGTATTGCCTGTAATGTCAGCTTTATCCAGTTTTTGAGCTTGATTGCCCTGCTTGCCATTTCTACAAGGAATAGTCCTGCAACTGGATAGATGGTTAGCAAGAGAAAGTCTACGACATCGACGTTGAGGTGAGACATCTTTGATTATTGTTTTGGCAAGTCAGTATAATTATCTAGTCTTCCAAGTGTAGCTTAATTGAAATGTTTTTGGCAATCAAGGCCTGAGCGTTTTCGTTTGGAATTGTCGCAATATCTTCTGTCTTAAATGGCCCATATTTTGTAAAATCAGCACCCACAAACTGATCAAAGTCTTGTAGGAACCTAACCGTAATTGGTTTTGTCTTGTGCTTTTTTGATACGGATTCTAGGACCTTGGTTCTTCCATTCAGGGTTGCAGAGAGGATCATTTCCTTTCTTTCGCGAATGTCCTGCTGCGATTCCAAGATGAATTTTTCTGCATCGAGAAGATTTGTAAAGTCAAGATCTTTCTGCTCTATTACCTTTTCAATCCTAGTCTTCAGCAGAAGCGTCGTGATTTGAGTTATCATCTCGACAAGCTTATTTTTTATCTTGTTTTCGATCCCGTCATACCCTTCACTTTTTAGCTTCCCAACATAATCTGAAATTGAAGCATAAAGCTCCGGATCCAGTTCCTGTACCGAATCATTCTCCACCTCTCTAAGTAGAACACCATACAACGAGTTTACATCTATTTTTTTTGCTTCTGACATTACGCACCTGAATCCTTAAATGGTAGATTCCTTCGTGTAAAATTGAAGAGAGTAAATTGCCATATAAAGTAACTCACGGTGAAGCAACGCAGATAAAATATTCCTCCGACGAGGTTTTCGCAAAGATAAAGCATGAAAACATCAGATTTATCGATTTACAGTTTTCTAGTCTACTTGGCAGATTCCACCACACCACAATATCTGCCGATACTTTTACTCCCGAACAAATGCAGGACGGGCTCCCAAAGCTTGACGGATCCTCAATTGTTGGATTTACCAGTGTAGATGACTCTGATCTGGTCTTAAAGCCGGATCCAAACACATTTGCAATAATCCCGTGGATTACTGAGAAAAAAACGGCCAGACTACTCTGCGACATTTACTGGGGTCGTGGAAGGGGAAGGCTGGAACGTGACCCGAGAGGAATTGCACAAAAAGCCGAAGAGCATCTAAAAACACAGGGCTTTGATTTCAGCTATTGGGGTCCTGAGGTAGAATTCTTTGTTTTTGACAAGGTTCACTGGGATGTTCTGACTCCATACAAAGGCCAGTCGTATTCTATAGAATCAAAAGAAGCTCCATGGAGCCAAGAAGGAACAGGTTACCCAATGGGGTTGCAGGAAGGATACTACCCAAGTACGCCATCTGACACATTGACCTCGTTTAGAAACGAATGTGTGGATGTTTTAAACGAGTATTTTGGAATTTTGTGCGACAATCATCACCACGAGGTTGCTACCGCGGGCCAGTGTGAAATTGACATTAAATATGATTATTTGACTAATGCCGCAGATGGTGCACAGACATACAAGTTTGCCGTTAGAAACATTGCCCAGAAATTTGGCAAGGTTGCAACAATGATGCCAAAGCCAATTTCCATGGATGCTGGGTCTGGAATGCACACAAACGTCAGTCTATGGAAGAACAAGAAGAACGTATTTTATGACAAGGATGAAAAAGACGAGATCAGTCAAACTGGAAGATATTTTTGCGGTGGAATTTTATCTCATGCAAGAGCGTTATGCGCAATTACAAACCCAACTACAAACTCCTACCACAGACTAGTTCCCGGATATGAGGCGCCAGTGTATATTGCATGGAGTCCAAGCAACAGGTCTGCTGCAATCAGAGTTCCACAACACTTTACTGGAGAAAAATATGCGTATCTTAAAAGATTTGAATATAGAGCACCAGATCCTTCCGCAAATCCCTACTTGGTATTTGCAGCTGTATTATCAGCAGGTCTTGACGGAATAAAGAAAAAGACAGAGCCAGGCGATCCAGTTCTAGAAGACATTTACAAGATGTCAAAAGAAGAGCGTGCAAAACGTGGAATAAAGACAGTTCCAGCTAACTTGGGCGAGGCATTGGACGAATTGGAGAGTGATCGCAAGTTCCTCAACCCAATTTTCACAAACGATGTGATCGACAAGATAATAGAATTAGAAAGAAAGGATCATCGCGAGATTTCGATAAGACCTCATCCGCACGAGTTCTACCTTTACTTTGATGTCTAAAATATCGATCTTCCAGTAAACTGCAAAACATAAGTAAGTGATATTGCAATTAGGCCAAATCCAATTCCAATATAGATTCCGCGTCTTTTCTCTGAGGTTGCTGCCTTGTACACCAAGATTGTTCCTGCCAGACCGACAAACAGTATTGTTACTCCAAGAACCGTATAGTCAAGCGTGCCACCTTGGATAAACGGATAAAATATGCCAGAAAGCAACGCCAAAAATCCTATCAGATACGCGTACTTGACGCTGGTGATTACCTTAGTTGCGGTACTCAATGATTTTTTCTAAAGAATGTTGGCAAATAAACGTTTGAGGATAGTTTGTAATTTGTATAATTACAT of Candidatus Nitrosotenuis sp. DW1 contains these proteins:
- a CDS encoding serine/threonine protein kinase, which encodes MEQETILLRAANKAGVGPILLQSSKNFIVMEYLAGKKIFDWISDLREGGSASELKAVIKKVLSDCHRLDIAGIDHGELSNITKHVIVGKSIKIIDFESSSLERRVSNVTSATQAIFIGSGLAKKVQKIYSVPPRPKIINALREYKKQQTQQSFDNVLRILKL
- a CDS encoding DNA-3-methyladenine glycosylase family protein, whose protein sequence is MAKIIYQVGEYKISLVKNPYRSLIDSIITQQLSGAAADSISKKFQKIYQRYPKPVEVINTSDSKLRAAGLSKMKVDYIKDLSEKIQSKELRLRSLRDKSDEEVISHLTQVKGIGRWTAEMFLIFSLGRLDVLPVGDLGLKKGIQRLYSMPDLPEKEEIEKIAEKWRPYRTVATWYIWKSLNQFGKIG
- a CDS encoding carboxypeptidase-like regulatory domain-containing protein — its product is MRLQSVILVLAVIVMMFAVSSACTMHLAYAEEIPNSIKNKISSWVSNQRADDFSDAMTSLSNLEILKAKITSKQNIYSLPSYGETTFIKISGKTGEHGEAKYVTLVVVDPDGTKSEYTIPVLESGTYYTMIPLTHNSPKGTYIITAQYEEKRLPESYFYVEYPNAIVPTWVTSVAKWWLEEKITDEDFLAGINYLINNKIIRFGAGDTVQESVLNVSVDGQKAVRRGTTQNISVHVTDAGSPVDGATVFVRVEDYGEDVFEEFNGFTDSRGEYSVSWEISEDFPNLKTLLVYVDVTDGLSSITKVFTFEVYCLCGEPNCKCRT
- a CDS encoding NAD(P)/FAD-dependent oxidoreductase, giving the protein MALRILIIGGGFGGLAAANELRANLPSDVKITIIDRKDYFMMDLVKLWIIKGTRKFETSKRPLNTIVKKGIDFVNEQVTLIDTGQKKVKTATKELSYDYLIVAAGVELAPEKITGLSANGMILYDLEHVSKIRQKILDMKSGKIVFAITGMPYKCPPAPFEAALIISSMLQEIGTRKNISIDFYSLGPITLPAAGPEVSKQLLDILESENIKFHGSHKIMSVEQNTLKFEDQSTANFDLLIAVPPHKAPQIIYDAGLAQEGTFIPVKRDCKTQFDKVYAIGDVTNMMATEKIAVPKAGIFAEGQGIAVAQDIISQIRKEKANSIFEGKGGCFVEMGTTAGYIYVDMFAEPNPITRLDKPATEHMVEKEQFEKERLEKWL
- a CDS encoding SDR family oxidoreductase, giving the protein MIKDKIAIVTGASSGIGYVTALALSKAGAKVAIGARRTDKLESLKDQITKNGGEVFAQKLDVTKKSECDSFVDAVIKKWGTVDILVNNAGLMPLSFMKNLKVNEWDQMIDVNIKGVLYCTAAVIPHMYAKKSGHIVNISSVAGRIVFPSGTVYCATKHAVTAISEGLRQEFSQRSGIRVTCVEPGVVATELTNTITDDNLKSFVESTKKMEALQGEDIANAILYAVEAPSHVNVNEILIRPVTQER
- a CDS encoding AN1-type zinc finger domain-containing protein, with amino-acid sequence MKKVDCAYCGNETELPFECNYCKDSFCSEHRLPEEHRCVKLSQIRAKRFGQKSIIREQKGGIFKKIFHRRKN
- a CDS encoding DNA replication complex GINS family protein, translating into MSEAKKIDVNSLYGVLLREVENDSVQELDPELYASISDYVGKLKSEGYDGIENKIKNKLVEMITQITTLLLKTRIEKVIEQKDLDFTNLLDAEKFILESQQDIRERKEMILSATLNGRTKVLESVSKKHKTKPITVRFLQDFDQFVGADFTKYGPFKTEDIATIPNENAQALIAKNISIKLHLED
- the glnA gene encoding type I glutamate--ammonia ligase; amino-acid sequence: MPYKVTHGEATQIKYSSDEVFAKIKHENIRFIDLQFSSLLGRFHHTTISADTFTPEQMQDGLPKLDGSSIVGFTSVDDSDLVLKPDPNTFAIIPWITEKKTARLLCDIYWGRGRGRLERDPRGIAQKAEEHLKTQGFDFSYWGPEVEFFVFDKVHWDVLTPYKGQSYSIESKEAPWSQEGTGYPMGLQEGYYPSTPSDTLTSFRNECVDVLNEYFGILCDNHHHEVATAGQCEIDIKYDYLTNAADGAQTYKFAVRNIAQKFGKVATMMPKPISMDAGSGMHTNVSLWKNKKNVFYDKDEKDEISQTGRYFCGGILSHARALCAITNPTTNSYHRLVPGYEAPVYIAWSPSNRSAAIRVPQHFTGEKYAYLKRFEYRAPDPSANPYLVFAAVLSAGLDGIKKKTEPGDPVLEDIYKMSKEERAKRGIKTVPANLGEALDELESDRKFLNPIFTNDVIDKIIELERKDHREISIRPHPHEFYLYFDV